One Glycine max cultivar Williams 82 chromosome 3, Glycine_max_v4.0, whole genome shotgun sequence DNA window includes the following coding sequences:
- the LOC100794260 gene encoding protein NRT1/ PTR FAMILY 5.6 isoform X2, giving the protein MEKNKVDENPEEFNYEMKWVRDSSLDHKGRVPLRASTGSWKASLFIIAIEFSERLSYFGIATSLVIYLTKVLHQDLKTAVKNVNYWSGVTTLIPLLGGFLADAYLGRYTAVIASCIVYLMGLVLLSLSWFLPGFKPCDHPSTCTEPRRIHEVVFFLGIYLISVGTGGHKPSLESFGADQFDDNNAKERSQKMSFFNWWNSGLCSGIILGVTVIVYVQDHVNWGVADIVLTGVMAVSLLIFLIGRSSYRYRTPIGSPLTPMLQVIVAAISKRKLPYPSNPTQLYEVSKSEGNSERFLAHTKKLKFLDKAAILENEGNIAEKQSPWRLATVTKVEELKLIINMIPIWVFTLPFGICASQTSTFFIKQGAIMNRNIGNNGFVVPPASIFTLAAVGMILSVTIYDKLLVPVLRKLTGNDRGISILQRIGIGMVFSVITMIVAALVEKKRLEAVEMNGPLKGSLSMSALWLAPQFMIIGFGDGFALVGLQEYFYDQVPDSMRSLGIALYLSVIGAASFLSSLLITIVDHVTGKIGKSWIGKDLNSSRLDKFYWLLAAITTLNLFMFVIFARKYNYKNVQKVAAADCYEGKSEDDGSETWV; this is encoded by the exons CAATTGAGTTTAGTGAGAGATTGAGCTACTTTGGAATAGCTACTAGCTTGGTCATTTACCTTACGAAAGTTCTTCATCAAGACCTTAAGACAGCAGTTAAAAATGTGAACTATTGGTCTGGTGTCACCACCTTGATACCATTGTTAGGAGGATTCCTAGCTGATGCTTACTTAGGCCGTTACACCGCTGTGATAGCATCATGCATTGTTTATCTCATG GGTTTGGTTCTGCTTTCTTTGTCATGGTTCTTACcaggtttcaaaccttgtgatCATCCCAGTACATGCACCGAACCTAGGAGGATTCATGAGGTGGTTTTCTTCCTAGGCATCTATTTAATATCCGTAGGAACTGGGGGCCATAAACCTTCCTTGGAGAGCTTTGGCGCCGATcaatttgatgataataatgCCAAAGAAAGAAGTCAGAAAATGTCCTTTTTCAACTGGTGGAACAGTGGTTTGTGTAGTGGAATCATTCTAGGAGTGACTGTGATTGTGTATGTTCAAGACCATGTCAATTGGGGGGTTGCTGATATCGTCCTCACAGGGGTCATGGCTGTCTCATTGCTCATATTCTTGATTGGAAGGTCTTCTTATCGTTACAGGACACCAATTGGGAGCCCCTTGACTCCTATGTTGCAAGTTATTGTTGCTGCTATTTCCAAAAGAAAGCTTCCATATCCTTCCAATCCAACTCAATTGTATGAAGTTTCCAAGTCTGAGGGCAACAGTGAAAGATTTCTGGCTCACACCAAGAAACTCAA ATTTCTTGACAAGGCAGCAATCCTTGAAAATGAAGGGAACATAGCAGAGAAACAGAGTCCATGGAGACTTGCAACAGTAACCAAGGTTGAAGAACTGAAGCTTATCATCAACATGATCCCCATTTGGGTGTTCACATTACCATTTGGAATCTGTGCTTCCCAAACCTCCACTTTCTTCATCAAACAAGGTGCCATCATGAACAGAAATATAGGCAATAATGGATTTGTGGTTCCCCCAGCTTCAATTTTCACTCTTGCAGCCGTTGGGATGATACTTTCAGTGACCATCTATGACAAGCTCCTTGTGCCAGTGCTAAGAAAACTAACAGGAAATGACAGAGGAATCAGCATCCTCCAAAGGATTGGTATTGGAATGGTCTTCTCAGTCATCACAATGATAGTGGCAGCTTTGGTGGAAAAAAAGAGGCTTGAGGCAGTTGAAATGAATGGCCCATTAAAGGGTTCTTTGTCCATGAGTGCCCTTTGGTTGGCCCCACAATTTATGATCATTGGATTTGGTGATGGGTTTGCTCTTGTGGGCTTGCAAGAGTATTTCTATGACCAAGTGCCTGACTCAATGAGAAGCCTTGGAATAGCACTTTACCTTAGTGTCATTGGGGCTGCAAGTTTTCTTAGTAGTTTATTAATAACAATTGTGGATCATGTCACTGGTAAGATTGGGAAGAGTTGGATTGGTAAGGATTTGAATAGTAGCCGCTTGGACAAATTTTACTGGCTTCTTGCAGCCATCACCACATTGAACTTGTTCATGTTTGTGATCTTTGCTCGCAAGTATAACTACAAGAATGTGCAAAAGGTGGCAGCGGCTGATTGCTACGAAGGCAAAAGTGAGGATGATGGATCAGAGACTTGGGTTTGA
- the LOC100794260 gene encoding protein NRT1/ PTR FAMILY 5.6 isoform X1 has product MEKNKVDENPEEFNYEMKWVRDSSLDHKGRVPLRASTGSWKASLFIIAIEFSERLSYFGIATSLVIYLTKVLHQDLKTAVKNVNYWSGVTTLIPLLGGFLADAYLGRYTAVIASCIVYLMQGLVLLSLSWFLPGFKPCDHPSTCTEPRRIHEVVFFLGIYLISVGTGGHKPSLESFGADQFDDNNAKERSQKMSFFNWWNSGLCSGIILGVTVIVYVQDHVNWGVADIVLTGVMAVSLLIFLIGRSSYRYRTPIGSPLTPMLQVIVAAISKRKLPYPSNPTQLYEVSKSEGNSERFLAHTKKLKFLDKAAILENEGNIAEKQSPWRLATVTKVEELKLIINMIPIWVFTLPFGICASQTSTFFIKQGAIMNRNIGNNGFVVPPASIFTLAAVGMILSVTIYDKLLVPVLRKLTGNDRGISILQRIGIGMVFSVITMIVAALVEKKRLEAVEMNGPLKGSLSMSALWLAPQFMIIGFGDGFALVGLQEYFYDQVPDSMRSLGIALYLSVIGAASFLSSLLITIVDHVTGKIGKSWIGKDLNSSRLDKFYWLLAAITTLNLFMFVIFARKYNYKNVQKVAAADCYEGKSEDDGSETWV; this is encoded by the exons CAATTGAGTTTAGTGAGAGATTGAGCTACTTTGGAATAGCTACTAGCTTGGTCATTTACCTTACGAAAGTTCTTCATCAAGACCTTAAGACAGCAGTTAAAAATGTGAACTATTGGTCTGGTGTCACCACCTTGATACCATTGTTAGGAGGATTCCTAGCTGATGCTTACTTAGGCCGTTACACCGCTGTGATAGCATCATGCATTGTTTATCTCATG CAGGGTTTGGTTCTGCTTTCTTTGTCATGGTTCTTACcaggtttcaaaccttgtgatCATCCCAGTACATGCACCGAACCTAGGAGGATTCATGAGGTGGTTTTCTTCCTAGGCATCTATTTAATATCCGTAGGAACTGGGGGCCATAAACCTTCCTTGGAGAGCTTTGGCGCCGATcaatttgatgataataatgCCAAAGAAAGAAGTCAGAAAATGTCCTTTTTCAACTGGTGGAACAGTGGTTTGTGTAGTGGAATCATTCTAGGAGTGACTGTGATTGTGTATGTTCAAGACCATGTCAATTGGGGGGTTGCTGATATCGTCCTCACAGGGGTCATGGCTGTCTCATTGCTCATATTCTTGATTGGAAGGTCTTCTTATCGTTACAGGACACCAATTGGGAGCCCCTTGACTCCTATGTTGCAAGTTATTGTTGCTGCTATTTCCAAAAGAAAGCTTCCATATCCTTCCAATCCAACTCAATTGTATGAAGTTTCCAAGTCTGAGGGCAACAGTGAAAGATTTCTGGCTCACACCAAGAAACTCAA ATTTCTTGACAAGGCAGCAATCCTTGAAAATGAAGGGAACATAGCAGAGAAACAGAGTCCATGGAGACTTGCAACAGTAACCAAGGTTGAAGAACTGAAGCTTATCATCAACATGATCCCCATTTGGGTGTTCACATTACCATTTGGAATCTGTGCTTCCCAAACCTCCACTTTCTTCATCAAACAAGGTGCCATCATGAACAGAAATATAGGCAATAATGGATTTGTGGTTCCCCCAGCTTCAATTTTCACTCTTGCAGCCGTTGGGATGATACTTTCAGTGACCATCTATGACAAGCTCCTTGTGCCAGTGCTAAGAAAACTAACAGGAAATGACAGAGGAATCAGCATCCTCCAAAGGATTGGTATTGGAATGGTCTTCTCAGTCATCACAATGATAGTGGCAGCTTTGGTGGAAAAAAAGAGGCTTGAGGCAGTTGAAATGAATGGCCCATTAAAGGGTTCTTTGTCCATGAGTGCCCTTTGGTTGGCCCCACAATTTATGATCATTGGATTTGGTGATGGGTTTGCTCTTGTGGGCTTGCAAGAGTATTTCTATGACCAAGTGCCTGACTCAATGAGAAGCCTTGGAATAGCACTTTACCTTAGTGTCATTGGGGCTGCAAGTTTTCTTAGTAGTTTATTAATAACAATTGTGGATCATGTCACTGGTAAGATTGGGAAGAGTTGGATTGGTAAGGATTTGAATAGTAGCCGCTTGGACAAATTTTACTGGCTTCTTGCAGCCATCACCACATTGAACTTGTTCATGTTTGTGATCTTTGCTCGCAAGTATAACTACAAGAATGTGCAAAAGGTGGCAGCGGCTGATTGCTACGAAGGCAAAAGTGAGGATGATGGATCAGAGACTTGGGTTTGA